The sequence TGTCGTACCGATTCATTGTCTCTCGTCCCCTCGTCAGCTTTCATTTTATTTCATACGAGGGTGTTTTTCGACTGCATTTTTATCGTAGCACTCCAGTTGCTGCAACCTCCTTCGGAGGTTCGTGAATGCGAGAGACGTTATATGAAACCACCCGGAAAATCAAAAGAGCCAAAAAAAGGGAGTGTCCCGCTTACTTAAAGGTGATCAACGGCGCGTGATTGGCACGCTTGCTGCAGCTGACAAAGGAGAACGAACAATGAAAAAGTACATACTCTTCGACCATGATGGTGTTCTGGTTGATACTGAATTCTGGTATTACAAAGCGGGAGAACGGGCTCTGGCTGACATTGGATTTACCTTGGATAAAGATCAATACCTCCGCGACATGACCCAGTCATTGGGCACTTGGTCCCAAGCAAGGGCGGCAGGTATTGATGAACAGACCATCAGCAAGCAGCGTGATGTCCGCAACGTCTATTATCAGGAATATTTAAGAACAGAAGCCATAGAGATTGAAGGCGTAGTTGATACTCTAGCCGAACTGTCAAAGTACGTACGCATGGCCATCGTGACGACTGCAAAACGTGCGGACTTTCAACTTATTCACGAGGAACGCCAGATTATACAATTCATGGAATTTGTCCTTGTTCGCGAAGACTACGAGCGCACTAAGCCGCACCCGGAACCATACTTGACCGGCCTAAAGCGCTTCGGAGCTACCAAAGAAGAGACCCTGGTTGTAGAGGATTCAAACAGAGGGTTGAACTCAGCCGTGGCGGCTGGTATCGACTGTGCTATTGTCCATAACGACTTCACAAGAACACATGACTTCTCACAGGCCAGCTATCGAATCAAGTCTCTGATTGAACTAAAGGACATTATCCTGAATGTAACCTGAGCCGGAATAAAGGTAAAATTGCTTGAAGATTGTGACGAGACAGGAGAGTGTTCATTTTCAAGAGGGGGATCAAGAAGACGGATTTATTTGTATATCATTTTGATCCGAACATCGGAACAGGATTGTAGATCTCGGTTTTGTATCTTTAGTAGTATACGCGATTAAGGAATGATTTTGTGAGTTATTCGAGGAAGTCGGGTGGCATCGTATAACACCGCATTCACGCGGCGTGCCTGACGGCCCTTGGTCCGCAGACGAGATTTCGAAGAAGTGAGGCTACGGTCAACCTCCTACGGAGGTTCGTGAATGCGAGAGACATTATACGAAACTAACCATAATTTATTAGTGGGGGTATTCATGAAGCAAATACTATCACCAGCAGAGCAGATTATGCATAGTACTATACGCATAGAGTGCCGGGATAATCAAAACAGATTAAGTACAGGTACAGGTTTTTTCTTTAGTTTCACTTTTGGCGAAGATAAAACAGTTCCAGTAATCGTAACGAATAAGCATGTTGTACGAGGAGCAGTAAATGGATCTTTCCATATCAATATTGACAAGCTTAACCATCCGCATATCCCTGTAATTTACGAGACGTACAGTTTGTCGAACTTTGAGAACCAATGGTTAATGCATCCGGAGGCTGATGTCGATCTATGTGTTTTACCTATCGCTCCTCTATTAAATAGTGAGAAGCATTTATTTACAGCCCAAATTCCTGAATTTCTTATCCCAACAGAAGAAGATGAGATTGGATTTACTGCTATAGAAGATATAATTATGGCTGGTTATCCAAACGGCCTATGGGATTCTGTAAATAATGCTCCCATTTTTAGAAGAGGGGTAACAGCTACTCATCCAAGTATGAATTACAACGGCAAAGAGGAGTTCATGATAGATTGCGCATGTTTTCCCGGTTCAAGCGGTTCTCCTGT is a genomic window of Paenibacillus antri containing:
- a CDS encoding S1 family peptidase, encoding MRETLYETNHNLLVGVFMKQILSPAEQIMHSTIRIECRDNQNRLSTGTGFFFSFTFGEDKTVPVIVTNKHVVRGAVNGSFHINIDKLNHPHIPVIYETYSLSNFENQWLMHPEADVDLCVLPIAPLLNSEKHLFTAQIPEFLIPTEEDEIGFTAIEDIIMAGYPNGLWDSVNNAPIFRRGVTATHPSMNYNGKEEFMIDCACFPGSSGSPVLLWNVGMFSTRDGNAYVGNRIKLLGVLYAGPQHTVTGEIQVVNIPTTNVPISRSTIPNNLGYIIKAKKLLNFKGIIEKLLK
- a CDS encoding HAD family hydrolase, whose amino-acid sequence is MKKYILFDHDGVLVDTEFWYYKAGERALADIGFTLDKDQYLRDMTQSLGTWSQARAAGIDEQTISKQRDVRNVYYQEYLRTEAIEIEGVVDTLAELSKYVRMAIVTTAKRADFQLIHEERQIIQFMEFVLVREDYERTKPHPEPYLTGLKRFGATKEETLVVEDSNRGLNSAVAAGIDCAIVHNDFTRTHDFSQASYRIKSLIELKDIILNVT